One Brassica napus cultivar Da-Ae chromosome C4, Da-Ae, whole genome shotgun sequence genomic region harbors:
- the BNAC04G42230D gene encoding uncharacterized protein BNAC04G42230D isoform X2 gives MGGVMQKFLVASMFMWILPVAILYGFNNDLLPGFEIEFNPENHYMKKLRRMFKLFLLGRTYARFNDIVSTFSNTTEWISCCGISQCSDCLLHLPGPERTYR, from the exons ATGGGTGGGGTTATGCAGAAGTTCCTAGTTGCATCAATGTTCATGTGGATTCTTCCTGTTGCCATATTATACGGATTCAACAATGATTTGCTTCCTG GTTTTGAAATTGAGTTTAACCCAGAGAACCACTATATGAAGAAATTAAGAAGGATGTTTAAGTTGTTTCTTTTAGGGAGAACATATGCAAG GTTCAACGACATTGTCTCCACATTCTCTAACACTACTGAGTGGATTTCTTGCTGTGGTATCAGTCAATGTAGTGATTGTCTTCTACATCTGCCTGGCCCTGAAAGAACCTACAGATAA
- the BNAC04G42230D gene encoding uncharacterized protein BNAC04G42230D isoform X1: protein MGGVMQKFLVASMFMWILPVAILYGFNNDLLPGSTTLSPHSLTLLSGFLAVVSVNVVIVFYICLALKEPTDKHKPDASFVADAKDSVKKLTSGVPSTDPALKKQE, encoded by the exons ATGGGTGGGGTTATGCAGAAGTTCCTAGTTGCATCAATGTTCATGTGGATTCTTCCTGTTGCCATATTATACGGATTCAACAATGATTTGCTTCCTG GTTCAACGACATTGTCTCCACATTCTCTAACACTACTGAGTGGATTTCTTGCTGTGGTATCAGTCAATGTAGTGATTGTCTTCTACATCTGCCTGGCCCTGAAAGAACCTACAGATAAACACAAGCCAGACGCATCGTTTGTcgcagatgccaaagatagtGTGAAGAAATTGACATCAGGAGTCCCAAGTACTGACCCGGCACTCAAGAAACAAGAGTAA
- the LOC106391395 gene encoding importin beta-like SAD2, which produces MDLPSLALILRAAALSPNPDERKASEQQLNQLQHTPQHLVRLLQIVVDGNCDMAVRQIASIQFKNFIAKNWAPVDSGEQPRILQSDKELVRDNILVYVTQVPTLLRSQLGECLKTIIYSDYPEQWPRLLDWVKYNFQNQQIYGALFVLRILSRKYEFKSDEERTPVSRIVEETFPVLLTIFNGLIQIENPSLEIAEFMKLICKIFWSSIYLELPKQLTDPNVFNAWMLLFLTVSERPVPVEGQPMDPELRKSWGWWKVKKWTVHILNRLYSRFGDPKLQTLENKPFAQMFQKTYAGRILEGHLNFLTTIRLGGYIPDRVTNLLLQYLSNSISKNSMYSLLLPRLDVLLFEIVFPLMCFNDSDQKLWEEDPHEYVRKGYNIIEDLYSPRTASIDFVNELVQKRGKENLPKFVQFVVGIFRSYDEAPAEHKPYRQKDGAMLAVGALCDKLKKTEPYKSELEHMLVQHIFPEFSSPAGHLRAKAAWVAGQYARINFSDQNNFRKSLHSVVSGMRDPDLPVRIDSVFALRSFVEACKDLNEIRPILPQLLDEFFKLMNEVENEDLVFTLETIVDKFGEEMAPFAFGLCQNLAAAFWRCLNTSEAGDDSDDMGALAAVGCLRAISTILESVSSLPQLFVEIEPTILPIMQKMLTTDGHDVFEEVLEIASYMTFYSPTISLDIWSLWPLLVEALVDWAIDFFPNILVPMDNFISRGTAHFLTCKEPDYQQSLFNVLSTLMTDRNIEDSDVESAPKLIEVVFQNCKGQVDQWVEPYLRLTVDRLQRAETSYLKSLLIQVVANMLYYNPALTLGVLHNTGLGSTVFDLWFQMLQQKKKSGLAANFKREHDKKVCCLGLTSLLALPGGQFPDEALQRVFRATLDLLVAYKNQIAEAAKEAEVDYENEMNGLDSDDEDDDGSDGEMGMDDTEDGDEAESMRLKKLAAQAKSYGYDDEDDDDSDDGSDDDDEFQSPIDEVDAFVFFVDAIRVMQASDAQRFQNLNQSLDFTYQAIANGIAQHAEVRRVEIEKEKQKKAAEAAGAPVPAI; this is translated from the exons ATGGATCTGCCTAGCCTCGCTTTGATCCTCCGAGCCGCCGCCCTAAGCCCCAATCCCGATGAACGGAAAGCTTCCGAGCAGCAGCTCAATCAG TTGCAGCACACGCCGCAGCATTTGGTGAGATTATTGCAGATAGTCGTGGATGGAAACTGTGACATGGCGGTGCGTCAGATTGCTAGTATTCAGTTCAAGAACTTCATTGCTAAGAACTGGGCACCTGTTGATTCtg GAGAGCAGCCGAGGATATTGCAAAGCGACAAAGAGTTGGTGAGGGACAACATCCTCGTCTACGTCACCCAAGTTCCAACCTTACTCAG ATCACAACTTGGAGAGTGCCTCAAGACAATTATTTATTCTGACTACCCAGAACAATGGCCACGTCTTCTGGATTGGGTGAAGTACAACTTTCAGAATCAACAGATTTATGGAGCTTTGTTTGTGTTGCGGATACTCTCTAGAAAATATGA GTTCAAGTCAGATGAGGAGAGAACACCAGTTTCCCGCATTGTGGAGGAGACATTTCCTGTACTTCTGACTATTTTTAATGGGCTTATTCAGATAGAAAATCCGTCACTGGAGATAGCAGAATTTATGAAGCTGATATgcaaaatattttggtcatccATATAT CTGGAGCTCCCAAAGCAATTAACTGATCCAAACGTATTCAATGCATGGATGCTTCTGTTTTTAACTGTTTCCGAACGTCCTGTTCCAGTTGAAGGCCAACCTATGGACCCGGAACTTAGAAAATCTTGGGGCTGGTGGAAGGTCAAGAAGTGGACAGTGCACATCTTAAACAGGCTCTACAGTCG ATTTGGAGACCCAAAACTTCAGACTCTAGAAAACAAACCTTTCGCCCAGATGTTTCAAAAGACTTATGCAGGCAGAATTTTGGAAGGGCACCTAAATTTTCTGACTACTATTCGTCTTGGAGGCTATATTCCTGACAGAGTTACCAATCTTCTCCTTCAGTACTTAAGTAACAG CATTTCGAAGAATAGCATGTACAGCTTGCTGCTGCCTCGGCTGGATGTTCTGCTTTTTGAGATTGTTTTCCCTCTAATGTGCTTTAATGACTCTGATCAAAAACTTTGGGAGGAAGACCCACATGAATATGTGAGGAAAGGTTACA ATATCATTGAAGACTTGTACAGTCCGCGAACAGCGTCTATAGATTTTGTAAATGAATTGGTTCAAAAACGTGGGAAAGAGAACCTCCCAAAGTTTGTTCAGTTTGTTGTAGGGATCTTCAGGAG TTATGACGAAGCTCCTGCCGAACATAAGCCCTACCGTCAAAAAGATGGTGCTATGCTTGCTGTTGGAGCTCTTTGTGATAAACTGAAAAAAACTGAGCCCTATAAATCTGAACTAGAGCATATGTTGGTGCAACATATTTTTCCTGAATTCAGTAGTCCAGCTGGACATCTTAGAGCAAAG GCCGCATGGGTAGCCGGACAATATGCCCGTATCAACTTCTCAGACCAGAACAACTTTCGTAAATCATTGCACAGTGTTGTTTCGGGAATGCGCGATCCTGATCTCCCTGTCCGTATTGATTCAGTTTTTGCATTACGTTCATTTGTTGAGGCGTGCAAGG ATTTGAATGAGATACGTCCAATCCTCCCTCAGTTACTTGATG AATTTTTCAAACTCATGAATGAGGTAGAGAATGAAGACCTTGTTTTTACGCTGGAGACCATTGTCGATAAGTTCGGTGAGGAGATGGCTCCTTTTGCTTTTGGATTATGCCAAAATCTG GCAGCTGCATTTTGGAGGTGCTTAAACACGTCAGAAGCCGGTGATGATTCGGATGACATGGGAGCTTTAGCTGCTGTTGGTTGTTTGCGTGCCATAAGTACAATCCTTGAATCTGTTAGCAGTCTTCCTCAGCTGTTTGTTGAGATAGAACCAACGATACTTCCAATAATGCAGAAAATGTTGACCACTGATGGCCACG ATGTATTTGAAGAAGTTCTGGAGATTGCATCATACATGACTTTTTATTCACCTACCATATCCTTGGACATATGGAGTCTCTGGCCATTATTGGTGGAAGCATTGGTCGATTGGGCAATTGATTTCTTTCCAA ATATTTTGGTTCCGATGGACAACTTTATATCAAGAGGAACTGCTCATTTCCTCACTTGCAAGGAGCCCGACTACCAGCAAAGTCTATTTAATGTTCTTTCAACT CTTATGACCGACAGAAACATAGAAGACAGTGATGTTGAATCTGCTCCAAAGCTTATTGAAGTTGTTTTCCAGAATTGCAAAGGACAGGTGGATCAGTGGGTCGAACCTTATCTCCGACTCACAGTTGATCGGTTACAACGAGCGGAGACTTCCTACTTAAAGTCGCTTCTTATACAAGTG GTAGCAAACATGCTTTACTACAATCCAGCTTTAACACTTGGTGTATTGCATAACACTGGTCTTGGTTCAACTGTGTTTGATCTCTGGTTCCAAATGttgcaacaaaagaaaaagagtggCCTGGCAGCAAATTTTAAAAG GGAACATGATAAAAAGGTTTGCTGCTTGGGTTTGACTTCACTACTTGCACTCCCGGGTGGTCAATTCCCCGACGAAGCTCTGCAGCGTGTTTTCAGGGCAACACTTGATCTTCTTGTTGCTTATAAGAATCAGATAGCTG AAGCAGCAAAGGAGGCAGAAGTAGATTATGAGAATGAGATGAATGGACTCGATAGTGATGACGAGGATGATGATGGGTCTGATGGCGAGATGGGGATGGATGATACTGAGGACGGAGATGAAGCAGAAAGCATGAGACTGAAGAAGTTAGCTGCACAG GCAAAGTCCTACGGatatgatgatgaagatgacgaTGATTCTGATGATGGTAGCGATGACGACGATGAGTTCCAGTCACCCATCGATGAAGTGGACGCCTTTGTATTCTTTGTCGACGCAATTAGAG TTATGCAGGCATCAGATGCGCAGAGGTTTCAGAACCTTAACCAGTCACTGGACTTCACTTATCAGGCGATTGCAAACGGAATAGCACAGCATGCAGAGGTGAGAAGAGTGGAGATCGAGAAGGAGAAGCAAAAGAAGGCAGCAGAAGCCGCTGGCGCTCCTGTTCCTGCTATATGA
- the LOC106391394 gene encoding histone H3-lysine(4) N-trimethyltransferase ATX1-like isoform X2, which translates to MACVADESQIEIDIHGRHVEAPSRYVYSVASSPSSCNVAVGSHSLMSKKVKARKLPMVERFDVESSGGVSDNGDCCHRDDYKLLRPEIVRVYCRRRKRSPRESGDAESLKLDERNQKRRRIGEDSSGLRSGLRGCSGDKQNGASRRKGSSVKNQDKVSIASGSTRRWVRLSYDGVDHKSFVGLQCKVFWPLDASWYTGSIVEYSVERKRHIVKYEDGSSEDLLLDREMIKFFVSREEMELSHLKICTNDVTVGVRDYDEMVVLAANLEDSQDFAPGDIIWAKLSGHAMWPAVIVDESVIGERKGLTNKVSGGRSILVQFFGTHDFARIKVKQATSFLNGLLAPSHLKCKQPRFEEGMHEAKIYLKEHRLPERMTQLQKGTDSDYSAKTNSTEEGSSNSAGDHMNDGEVWLRPTETVDFRYTIGDLLIINLGKIVTDSQFFNDENHIWPEGYTAMRKYTSLKDHSAYALYKMEVLRDAESKTRPLFRVTADSGEQFKGLTPSACWNKIYIRTRKVHSATDSPIFGDELNGSDMFGLSNPEVIKLVQGLSKSRLSSNVSISKHSLGKRQDHLTGYRPVRVDWKDLDKCNVCHMDEEYENNLFLQCDKCRIMVHAGCYGEIEPCDGALWLCNLCRPGAPDIHPRCCLCPVVGGVMKPTTDGRWAHLACAIWIPETCLSDVKKMEPIDGVNKISKDRWKLMCTICAVSYGACIQCSNDSCRVAYHPLCARASGLCVELESEDKLFLLPKEDEEADQCIRMRSFCKRHRQTSTACLESKDMIKPTTHKNSDYLPPPNPSGCARTEPYNFLGRRGRKEPEALAAASSKRLFVENQPYLVGGCYRNEVSTYECIHGSKVSQMNTPTNIVSMAEKYKYMKETYKKRLTFGKSGIHGFGIFGKLPHRAGDMVIEYTGELVRPSIADKRERLIYNSMVGAGTYMFRIDDERVIDATRAGSIAHLINHSCVPNCYSRVISVKGDEHIIIFAKRDIAKWEELTYDYRFLSVDERLSCSCGFPGCRGVVNDTVAEEQLSKIYVPRSDLIEWTG; encoded by the exons ATGGCTTGCGTTGCGGATGAATCCCAGATCGAAATCGACATCCACGGCCGCCACGTCGAAGCTCCGTCTCGCTACGTGTACTCCGTCGCCTCGTCGCCGTCGTCGTGCAATGTCGCCGTCGGTTCCCACAGTCTGATGTCCAAGAAGGTGAAGGCCCGTAAGCTTCCGATGGTTGAGCGATTCGATGTCGAAAGTAGCGGCGGCGTGAGCGATAACGGCGATTGTTGTCACCGCGATGATTACAAGCTGCTGCGTCCTGAGATTGTTCGCGTCTACTGTCGCCGCCGTAAGAGGTCGCCGCGGGAGTCTGGGGACGCTGAAAGTTTGAAGCTTGATGAGAGAAATCAGAAGAGAAGGAGAATTGGTGAGGATTCGAGTGGGCTAAGGAGTGGCTTGAGGGGTTGCAGTGGAGATAAGCAGAACGGGGCATCTAGAAGGAAGGGGAGCTCTGTTAAGAATCAGGACAAGGTGTCTATTGCTTCTGGTTCAACTAGGAGATGGGTCAG GTTGAGTTATGATGGTGTGGATCATAAAAGTTTCGTAGGGTTACAATGCAAG GTTTTTTGGCCGCTGGATGCTTCTTGGTATACAGGTTCTATCGTTGAATACAGTGTAGAGAGAAAGCGTCACATT GTTAAATACGAGGATGGATCTAGTGAGGATCTACTTCTTGATCGTGAAATGATCAAATTTTTCGTTTCTCGTGAAGAGATGGAGCTGTCACATCTGAAGATTTGTACGAATGATGTGACTGTTGGTGTCCGCGATTACGATGAGATGGTTGTATTGGCTGCTAATTTGGAGGATTCTCAAGATTTTGCGCCTGGAGACATTATATGGGCCAAACTTTCTG GTCATGCTATGTGGCCAGCAGTTATTGTGGACGAATCTGTTATTGGAGAGCGGAAAGGTCTAACCAACAAGGTATCTGGAGGAAGATCGATCTTGGTACAATTTTTTGGCACCCATGATTTTGCCAG AATAAAGGTAAAACAAGCAACCTCGTTTCTCAATGGGCTTCTCGCGCCATCTCATTTGAAGTGCAAACAACCTCGGTTTGAAGAGGGCATGCACGAAGCAAAAAT ATATCTGAAGGAACATAGGCTTCCAGAAAGGATGACTCAACTTCAAAAAGGAACTGATTCTGACTATTCCGCAAAGACCAATAGTACAGAAGAGGGCAGCTCAAACTCGGCTGGTGATCACATGAATGATGGAGAAGTGTGGTTGAGACCAACAGAAACTGTAGATTTCCGGTATACAATAGGGGATCTGCTAATAATAAATCTTG GGAAAATTGTGACAGATTCTCAGTTTTTCAATGATGAGAATCATATTTGGCCTGAAGGTTATACGGCTATGAGAAAGTACACATCCCTAAAAG ATCATAGCGCATATGCCTTGTACAAGATGGAAGTGCTCAGAGATGCCGAGTCGAAGACTCGCCCTCTGTTTAGAGTGACTGCAGATAGTGGAGAGCAA TTCAAAGGGCTTACTCCATCAGCGTGCTGGAATAAGATATATATCAGGACAAGAAAGGTTCATAGTGCTACTGATAGTCCTATTTTTGGGGATGAACTAAATGGATCAGACATGTTTGGTCTCTCCAACCCGGAAGTCATTAAACTTGTACAG ggtttatcaaaatctagACTATCGTCCAATGTTTCTATAAGCAAACATAGTTTGGGAAAGCGTCAAGATCATCTTACTGGTTATCGACCTGTTCGTGTTGACTGGAAAGATCTCGATAAGTGCAATGTCTGCCACATGGATGAG GAGTATGAAAACAATTTGTTCCTGCAATGTGATAAATGTAGAATAATG GTCCATGCTGGATGCTATGGAGAGATAGAACCCTGTGATGGTGCTTTGTGGTTATGCAACTTATGCCGTCCTGGAGCTCCTGATATACATCCACGCTGTTGTCTTTGTCCTGTAGTAG GGGGTGTTATGAAGCCGACAACTGATGGGCGCTGGGCTCATCTAGCTTGTGCTATATGGATACCAG AAACGTGTCTATCTGATGTCAAGAAGATGGAACCGATTGATGGGGTGAATAAAATCAGTAAG GATCGCTGGAAACTAATGTGCACCATCTGTGCGGTATCTTATGGAGCTTGTATCCAA TGTTCAAACGATTCTTGTCGTGTGGCATATCATCCACTTTGCGCGCGAGCTTCTGGTCTATGTGTTGAG CTTGAGAGTGAGGATAAGCTTTTTCTTCTACCAAAGGAGGATGAAGAAGCAGATCAGTGTATCCGCATGCGCTCATTCTGCAAGAGGCATCGACAAACATCAACTGCCTGCCTAGAATCAAAAGACATGATCAAACCCACTACTCATAAAAATTCCGACTATCTCCCACCACCTAATCCATCTGGCTGTGCTCGTACTG AGCCTTATAATTTTCTTGGAAGAAGAGGGCGGAAGGAACCTGAAGCTCTTGCGGCTGCTTCTTCAAAGCGGTTATTTGTTGAGAATCAGCCATACCTAGTCGGTGGTTGCTATCGAAATGAGGTTTCAACCTATGAGTGCATTCACGGATCAAAGGTGTCACAGATGAATACACCAACCAACATCGTTTCTATGGCCGAGAAATATAAATACATGAAGGAAACATACAAGAAGAGATTAACATTTG GGAAATCGGGAATTCATGGTTTTGGCATCTTTGGAAAGCTTCCGCACAGGGCTGGAGATATG GTGATTGAATACACGGGAGAACTTGTTAGACCTTCAATAGCTGACAAAAGAGAACGTCTTATCTACAATTCAATGGTG GGTGCGGGTACTTATATGTTTAGAATTGACGATGAGCGAGTCATAGATGCTACAAGGGCAGGAAGCATTGCCCACCTGATTAATCACTCCTGTGTG CCAAATTGCTACTCGAGAGTCATCAGTGTTAAGGGAGATGAACACATTATCATCTTCGCAAAGAGGGATATAGCTAAATGGGAAGAACTGACCTATGACTACAG ATTCTTGTCAGTCGATGAGCGGCTTTCATGTTCATGTGGCTTTCCAGGGTGTCGAGGTGTTGTTAATGATACAGTAGCTGAAGAACAACTGTCGAAGATCTATGTTCCTCGCTCTGATCTAATAGAGTGGACCGGATAA
- the LOC106391394 gene encoding histone H3-lysine(4) N-trimethyltransferase ATX1-like isoform X1, with protein MACVADESQIEIDIHGRHVEAPSRYVYSVASSPSSCNVAVGSHSLMSKKVKARKLPMVERFDVESSGGVSDNGDCCHRDDYKLLRPEIVRVYCRRRKRSPRESGDAESLKLDERNQKRRRIGEDSSGLRSGLRGCSGDKQNGASRRKGSSVKNQDKVSIASGSTRRWVRLSYDGVDHKSFVGLQCKVFWPLDASWYTGSIVEYSVERKRHIVKYEDGSSEDLLLDREMIKFFVSREEMELSHLKICTNDVTVGVRDYDEMVVLAANLEDSQDFAPGDIIWAKLSGHAMWPAVIVDESVIGERKGLTNKVSGGRSILVQFFGTHDFARIKVKQATSFLNGLLAPSHLKCKQPRFEEGMHEAKIYLKEHRLPERMTQLQKGTDSDYSAKTNSTEEGSSNSAGDHMNDGEVWLRPTETVDFRYTIGDLLIINLGKIVTDSQFFNDENHIWPEGYTAMRKYTSLKDHSAYALYKMEVLRDAESKTRPLFRVTADSGEQFKGLTPSACWNKIYIRTRKVHSATDSPIFGDELNGSDMFGLSNPEVIKLVQQGLSKSRLSSNVSISKHSLGKRQDHLTGYRPVRVDWKDLDKCNVCHMDEEYENNLFLQCDKCRIMVHAGCYGEIEPCDGALWLCNLCRPGAPDIHPRCCLCPVVGGVMKPTTDGRWAHLACAIWIPETCLSDVKKMEPIDGVNKISKDRWKLMCTICAVSYGACIQCSNDSCRVAYHPLCARASGLCVELESEDKLFLLPKEDEEADQCIRMRSFCKRHRQTSTACLESKDMIKPTTHKNSDYLPPPNPSGCARTEPYNFLGRRGRKEPEALAAASSKRLFVENQPYLVGGCYRNEVSTYECIHGSKVSQMNTPTNIVSMAEKYKYMKETYKKRLTFGKSGIHGFGIFGKLPHRAGDMVIEYTGELVRPSIADKRERLIYNSMVGAGTYMFRIDDERVIDATRAGSIAHLINHSCVPNCYSRVISVKGDEHIIIFAKRDIAKWEELTYDYRFLSVDERLSCSCGFPGCRGVVNDTVAEEQLSKIYVPRSDLIEWTG; from the exons ATGGCTTGCGTTGCGGATGAATCCCAGATCGAAATCGACATCCACGGCCGCCACGTCGAAGCTCCGTCTCGCTACGTGTACTCCGTCGCCTCGTCGCCGTCGTCGTGCAATGTCGCCGTCGGTTCCCACAGTCTGATGTCCAAGAAGGTGAAGGCCCGTAAGCTTCCGATGGTTGAGCGATTCGATGTCGAAAGTAGCGGCGGCGTGAGCGATAACGGCGATTGTTGTCACCGCGATGATTACAAGCTGCTGCGTCCTGAGATTGTTCGCGTCTACTGTCGCCGCCGTAAGAGGTCGCCGCGGGAGTCTGGGGACGCTGAAAGTTTGAAGCTTGATGAGAGAAATCAGAAGAGAAGGAGAATTGGTGAGGATTCGAGTGGGCTAAGGAGTGGCTTGAGGGGTTGCAGTGGAGATAAGCAGAACGGGGCATCTAGAAGGAAGGGGAGCTCTGTTAAGAATCAGGACAAGGTGTCTATTGCTTCTGGTTCAACTAGGAGATGGGTCAG GTTGAGTTATGATGGTGTGGATCATAAAAGTTTCGTAGGGTTACAATGCAAG GTTTTTTGGCCGCTGGATGCTTCTTGGTATACAGGTTCTATCGTTGAATACAGTGTAGAGAGAAAGCGTCACATT GTTAAATACGAGGATGGATCTAGTGAGGATCTACTTCTTGATCGTGAAATGATCAAATTTTTCGTTTCTCGTGAAGAGATGGAGCTGTCACATCTGAAGATTTGTACGAATGATGTGACTGTTGGTGTCCGCGATTACGATGAGATGGTTGTATTGGCTGCTAATTTGGAGGATTCTCAAGATTTTGCGCCTGGAGACATTATATGGGCCAAACTTTCTG GTCATGCTATGTGGCCAGCAGTTATTGTGGACGAATCTGTTATTGGAGAGCGGAAAGGTCTAACCAACAAGGTATCTGGAGGAAGATCGATCTTGGTACAATTTTTTGGCACCCATGATTTTGCCAG AATAAAGGTAAAACAAGCAACCTCGTTTCTCAATGGGCTTCTCGCGCCATCTCATTTGAAGTGCAAACAACCTCGGTTTGAAGAGGGCATGCACGAAGCAAAAAT ATATCTGAAGGAACATAGGCTTCCAGAAAGGATGACTCAACTTCAAAAAGGAACTGATTCTGACTATTCCGCAAAGACCAATAGTACAGAAGAGGGCAGCTCAAACTCGGCTGGTGATCACATGAATGATGGAGAAGTGTGGTTGAGACCAACAGAAACTGTAGATTTCCGGTATACAATAGGGGATCTGCTAATAATAAATCTTG GGAAAATTGTGACAGATTCTCAGTTTTTCAATGATGAGAATCATATTTGGCCTGAAGGTTATACGGCTATGAGAAAGTACACATCCCTAAAAG ATCATAGCGCATATGCCTTGTACAAGATGGAAGTGCTCAGAGATGCCGAGTCGAAGACTCGCCCTCTGTTTAGAGTGACTGCAGATAGTGGAGAGCAA TTCAAAGGGCTTACTCCATCAGCGTGCTGGAATAAGATATATATCAGGACAAGAAAGGTTCATAGTGCTACTGATAGTCCTATTTTTGGGGATGAACTAAATGGATCAGACATGTTTGGTCTCTCCAACCCGGAAGTCATTAAACTTGTACAG CagggtttatcaaaatctagACTATCGTCCAATGTTTCTATAAGCAAACATAGTTTGGGAAAGCGTCAAGATCATCTTACTGGTTATCGACCTGTTCGTGTTGACTGGAAAGATCTCGATAAGTGCAATGTCTGCCACATGGATGAG GAGTATGAAAACAATTTGTTCCTGCAATGTGATAAATGTAGAATAATG GTCCATGCTGGATGCTATGGAGAGATAGAACCCTGTGATGGTGCTTTGTGGTTATGCAACTTATGCCGTCCTGGAGCTCCTGATATACATCCACGCTGTTGTCTTTGTCCTGTAGTAG GGGGTGTTATGAAGCCGACAACTGATGGGCGCTGGGCTCATCTAGCTTGTGCTATATGGATACCAG AAACGTGTCTATCTGATGTCAAGAAGATGGAACCGATTGATGGGGTGAATAAAATCAGTAAG GATCGCTGGAAACTAATGTGCACCATCTGTGCGGTATCTTATGGAGCTTGTATCCAA TGTTCAAACGATTCTTGTCGTGTGGCATATCATCCACTTTGCGCGCGAGCTTCTGGTCTATGTGTTGAG CTTGAGAGTGAGGATAAGCTTTTTCTTCTACCAAAGGAGGATGAAGAAGCAGATCAGTGTATCCGCATGCGCTCATTCTGCAAGAGGCATCGACAAACATCAACTGCCTGCCTAGAATCAAAAGACATGATCAAACCCACTACTCATAAAAATTCCGACTATCTCCCACCACCTAATCCATCTGGCTGTGCTCGTACTG AGCCTTATAATTTTCTTGGAAGAAGAGGGCGGAAGGAACCTGAAGCTCTTGCGGCTGCTTCTTCAAAGCGGTTATTTGTTGAGAATCAGCCATACCTAGTCGGTGGTTGCTATCGAAATGAGGTTTCAACCTATGAGTGCATTCACGGATCAAAGGTGTCACAGATGAATACACCAACCAACATCGTTTCTATGGCCGAGAAATATAAATACATGAAGGAAACATACAAGAAGAGATTAACATTTG GGAAATCGGGAATTCATGGTTTTGGCATCTTTGGAAAGCTTCCGCACAGGGCTGGAGATATG GTGATTGAATACACGGGAGAACTTGTTAGACCTTCAATAGCTGACAAAAGAGAACGTCTTATCTACAATTCAATGGTG GGTGCGGGTACTTATATGTTTAGAATTGACGATGAGCGAGTCATAGATGCTACAAGGGCAGGAAGCATTGCCCACCTGATTAATCACTCCTGTGTG CCAAATTGCTACTCGAGAGTCATCAGTGTTAAGGGAGATGAACACATTATCATCTTCGCAAAGAGGGATATAGCTAAATGGGAAGAACTGACCTATGACTACAG ATTCTTGTCAGTCGATGAGCGGCTTTCATGTTCATGTGGCTTTCCAGGGTGTCGAGGTGTTGTTAATGATACAGTAGCTGAAGAACAACTGTCGAAGATCTATGTTCCTCGCTCTGATCTAATAGAGTGGACCGGATAA
- the LOC106391393 gene encoding 40S ribosomal protein S3-2 — MAATQISKKRKFVADGVFYAELNEVLTRELAEDGYSGVEVRVTPMRTEIIIRATRTQNVLGEKGRRIRELTSLVQKRFRFPQDSVELYAEKVANRGLCAIAQAESLRYKLLGGLAVRRACYGVLRFVMESGAKGCEVIVSGKLRAARAKSMKFKDGYMVSSGQPTKEYIDSAVRHVLLRQGVLGIKVKVMLDWDPKGVTGPKTPLPDVVIIHSPKEEEVNSAPAQVDAPAAFVPEAPLTAVDYPEMIPVA; from the exons ATGGCGGCGACTCAGATCAGCAAGAAGAGAAAG ttTGTAGCGGACGGTGTGTTCTACGCTGAACTGAATGAGGTTTTAACCAGAGAGCTAGCTGAGGATGGATACTCAGGTGTGGAGGTTAGGGTTACTCCAATGAGGACTGAGATTATCATCAGAGCCACTCGTACTCAAAATGTTCTCG GTGAGAAGGGGAGGAGGATCAGGGAGCTGACATCACTTGTGCAGAAGAGATTTAGGTTTCCTCAAGACAGTGTTGAGCTTTACGCTGAGAAGGTTGCCAACAGAGGTCTCTGCGCCATTGCTCAGGCTGAGTCTCTCCGTTACAAGCTCCTCGGTGGTCTTGCCGTTCGCAG GGCTTGCTATGGTGTATTGAGATTCGTCATGGAGAGTGGAGCTAAGGGATGTGAG GTGATTGTGAGTGGAAAGCTACGTGCAGCACGTGCCAAGTCCATGAAATTCAAGGACGGTTACATGGTTTCCTCTGGTCAACCTACCAAGGAATACATCGACTCTGCTGTCAGACATGTTCTCCTTAGACAG GGTGTGCTTGGAATCAAGGTGAAGGTCATGCTTGACTGGGACCCTAAGGGAGTAACGGGACCAAAGACACCATTGCCTGATGTTGTCATCATCCATTCTCCcaaggaagaagaagtaaaCTCTGCACCTGCTcaggttgatgctccggctgcTTTTGTACCCGAAGCTCCCCTCACAGCCGTAGATTACCCTGAGATGATCCCTGTCGCCTAG